The following coding sequences lie in one Hippoglossus hippoglossus isolate fHipHip1 chromosome 14, fHipHip1.pri, whole genome shotgun sequence genomic window:
- the smfn gene encoding small fragment nuclease translates to MRQSVLRFIRAACNLGHSVVQRNGPLSSVNSSTAPEIGTGIFNRFGFYFQVSRKTSMSFPASSQRMVWVDLEMTGLDIEKDQIIEMACIITDSDLNILAEGPNLIIKQQDELLDGMSDWCKEHHGNSGLTQAVRDSKITLEQAEYEFLSFVRQHTPPGKCPLAGNSVHADKRFLDKYMSQFMYHLHYRIIDVSTIKELCRRWFPEEYKMAPHKKATHRALNDIRESIKELQYYRANIFKATTEEKKCKVVENGDSNKNCHI, encoded by the exons ATGAGGCAGTCCGTCCTTCGGTTTATTAGGGCAGCGTGCAATTTAGGTCACAGCGTTGTGCAGAGAAACGGGCCGTTGAGCAGTGTCAACTCATCCACCGCACCGGAGATAGGCACCGGCATTTTTAACAGATTTGGTTTTTACTTTCAGGTGTCCAGAAAAACCAGCATGTCGTTCCCCGCGAGTTCCCAGAGAATGGTGTGGGTTGACCTGGAG ATGACCGGTCTCGACATTGAGAAGGACCAGATCATTGAAATGGCATGCATTATTACTGACTCAGACCTGAACATTTTGGCTGAG GGGCCCAACTTGATAATTAAACAGCAGGATGAGTTGCTTGATGGGATGTCCGACTGGTGTAAAGAGCATCATGGAAAT TCAGGACTGACGCAGGCTGTACGGGATAGTAAAATCACCCTGGAACAAGCAGAGTATGAGTTCCTGTCCTTTGTCCGACAGCACACCCCACCTGGAAAGTGTCCCCTTGCTG GTAACTCTGTGCATGCTGACAAGAGGTTTCTGGACAAGTACATGTCGCAGTTTATGTACCACCTTCATTACAGAATCATTGATGTCAGCACAATCAAGGAGCTTTGCAG ACGGTGGTTTCCAGAGGAATACAAGATGGCACCTCATAAGAAAGCCACCCACAG GGCCTTGAATGACATCCGAGAGAGCATTAAAGAGCTGCAGTACTACAGAGCCAACATCTTCAAAGCAACAACCGAAGAGAAGAAGTGCAAAGTTGTAGAAAATGGTGACAGCAACAAGAATTGTCACATATGA